GCCTCTTCGTCGGCGCGGTTCACTTCTGCGCGGCAGTGTTCATACTGCTCTTTCAGAACTCCTGACCTGGAGACAACGTGTTTAGAGTTAACAAGTAACTAACTTAGTTGTATAAAGTGAAGATGGTAGTGTTTTAGTCATATTAGATCATGATAGGTGGTAGGCTTATATATTCATGTTGATTATAGTCAAAGGCAAATGGGTTTAGAGAAAGAAGGTTAATTGAACAAGCACTTTttcatgacaaaaaaaaatattccagccAAATTAAGAACCTTAtacttttttgggaagttggttaaaaatatagAGCAAACTACCAAAAAACCCCACTCACTGCTCCCTAGTGCTATGGTTGAATTAGTGGTATGTTAAGTTATGGTTAACCAAGCAGGTGCCTTTTTGTGATTGCAAGCTACAGTTGATATACAAAGTTAAGAttctattaattatattaattcttTGAAAATCATAAAGAATACTAACCCACTGATCTCCTCAAAGAGTGCAGTCCTTTCCTTGGGGTTCTTCATGGCGATGCTCTCGACAGCTCCTTGGAACACCAAGAAGTTCTTGGCTTTCACATTGATGCCAAGCTTCTCAAGCTCGCTCAGGTAGTGTGATGTGGGTACAGACTGAGAGACACATGACATGAATAAAAATGGAGTAGTGTTTGATGTGTGACGGATAGGAGTGGAAGCCGAAAACATATTGCACCaataccaaataaaattgggaatgGGGCAAGAAGTTTTATTACCTTTAAGATTGTAAAGTAGCATACAGTAGGCCTGTCATAATTTAACCAAATAAAGCATATAACACATAAAAGATGTGTTATTATTATCTGataattagaaataattaaatgtaagtTACTGCCAAGAGATGTTTATCCCCCAAACTAATGAGAAAGCTATATAGCTTTcatcatgtatttaatacagTTCATTTAGTGTGGTAACATACCTGTCCATCAATCTTATGTTCAGAAGACTGGCCATTAACTGATCTCTGGAATTGCTTCTCAGTCATGTCTTCAAGAATAAATGTGGCTGTCACTGATGcactaaaatttacaaaagatataagtttacaaacctcaaaaaaacaTTAAGTGTAAGACATGTAATCATAAGACTACCTTTACACTTGCAAGCTTTACTCACTTACTTACATagttatcatatcatatcatttattgcattccataatgcacatttggtggaaaatataatataatagaggtagtcacaattatgttattaacttaaaataaatttgcAAGTGTAAAACCTCATCATAAGTAGCTTAAAGTAATTTCCTACAACTTACCGAAGTTACTTATGTATAAATTACGGAAGCCACTTAAAAATGTAGTCAGGtaaggaattaaataaatatgaacctGTAAATAAAGACTGTTTCGGCGTATTGTTCTCTATGTACTTACTAATccttaaagtaaataaagtagatatttttaccTCCTAGACACAGGCTTGTTGATGGATGCTCCGTGTATCAGGTCACTCAGACGCTTGACTCGGAGCAGGGAGGTCTTCTCACCCATCACAAAACTCACGGCGTCCATGAAGTTGGACTTGCCTGTAATATGGACTCATGTTTTGAGAAGCATATAGAGGAGCAAGCGAGGGAGGTTTGCAAAATCAAGAGTAGAATTCAATTATATGGAAACGCGAGTGATTAGGACTTAAGTATACTCGATTTAAACACGTTTCAAATAAAGGTTGTAAAATAGGAAAGTCAAAAAGAGAATAGCTTACCCGATCCGTTAGGGCCTACCACAGCCGTgaaggatttcagagggcctaTACGATGGTGTCCACGATAGGACTTGAAGTTTTCCATATCAATAAATTTAAGAAACGCCGGCATTTTTGCTGCTGTGTAATCACTTTATACTAccattcaaaaatacaaaagataatttaatcacgtaaataaaataatagcgcCAAACATCGTCACATCAACAACAATGGCTGCTGTCAAACAAATGTCAGCCATTAAAATTTAAGAGAGGggaaaaatcgaaaaaaaaatataacataatattattatagttgaTTTTTTTCTACGACATTTGAGAAACGAAAAAGCTTTAAAATCTCTTTTGCAAAGTGGTTGGCTGGGTTTCAAATGTTTTTCGTAGTTATATAGAATAGTGCTTGTTTTCACCCTATTGTAAGAACCAAGAAGTAGAAGCAGTTTACTTGACTTGAAACGCGCTTGCAACTAAACGTCAACTTAAAtgtcagtatttatttattgactttcGTTCGTATTCCTTCATTACATTtgaaatataattcttagctcggaTATGGATGCACTTGTAATTTAAATTCCATGACAAGTGAAACGATGTCAGGTGACCGCAGCCCCAGCAATATTGTTGATTTCTCAGATCCCGAAGAAGCAGTGCTCATGGATCCCATAGACCACGATCGCTGCCGATACCCTTACTGTATTGTTTGGACCCCTATTCCTGTGCTAACGTGAGTCTTCTCAGCTATTTATATCCTTTAAGTACCATACAGATTGTAATATTACCATAATTCCAAACCATTCATTAGGTACCTCTAAAATGTAATAGGTACACAGGTATTAATCAAAACACCAAACAATTACAGtaagcatgttttatttaatttaagtagtTTTTTCCACAACATTAACAAAATTTTGGTAGTTATAACAAGATCAAAACCATGCTGCTGTTCGGATTAATTTCTCAGCATTGCAGGAActaattttctatttaaaaaatgtcCTTGATTTATATTCATAAACCGGTCAGTCAAATCATGATAAGTACATGCAATTATTTATGGGTTaaagttattgtttttaaaatggaaTGCTCCAAAAGACGGCATGCTATCTCTCGGATTTGCTGCCATTTCCAAAGTGTTTACCTGTTCTACAGGCAAAGTACCTCATACTAACAGAGTTACTTTATTTATGACATGACCAACATTGATTAGCATGTTACAAAAAGTTTTACAatgcaatttaaaaaaacaattagtaACACTATTAATTTTGAAACCACTTTTCCTTTTAACTGAGCACAATAACAACTTGTTTATGTGTAATTACAGTAAAGAATAATAAGGAAAACTGTTTTCAGATGGATTTTCCCCTTCCTTGGACACATGGGCATTTGTACATCTTCAGGAGTTATCAGGGACTTTGCTGGCCCTTACTTTGTGTCTGAAGATTTGATGGCGTTCGGGAATCCCACAAAGTACTGGCAGTTGTCTCCTCAGAAGGCTAATAATGGTCAGGCCGGGTGGGATGCTGCTGTTGCTGAAGCTTCTgagatatataaaaaaagaatggtacagaatatttcaaattatacttcatacttatttttttataactataaaGATAAATTAACTATTGATTATGTTCTATTTGTAGCACATATTGTTCTACGACAACTGCCACTCGCATGTAGCAACTGCTCTCAACATCATGAGCTATGGAGGCTGCAAGAACTGGAACATGGTCAAACTTGCTTTCTATATGATTCCATACTCCAAATACGTCAGGTAATTGTGCCACTTCTATATGAAATGATAAGCCatgcatttttattaatttttaatattttttaatttgtttcacTCTTATGTTTCAGTTTTGGAGCATTCCTGAAGACTTGGATACCATTCCTGATAATAGTAGCGTTAATAGTGGGTTTGGCGGCAATTATATAGACTAGTgttttataagtaaatattataattatcttcTATTGTGGACTCTTCTGTGGACCATGTGTGATTGTAATGTTGGTGCTGGCTGTCTGGAGGCGTTGAGTCATGGTCTGTGATGTGTGCAATGCTTCACATGTATTCAATCAGATCATCTTACCAGTTATGAGAAATAGTGTAATGTTGATCTTTATGTATTGATAAGCTATTCTTCTGTTATTCTATACCCtcaattactttattatttctgCTCTGTAAAAGCACCTGTGGTACATTATTcaagtattaatattattttatttacataaatctaaattatgtcttattttgttttatcaaacTAGAAGTCAAAGAGGTTTGATACTATGTAGCAAGAAAGTATTGTTATCTTTGAAACTAGATGTTTTTGAgtggattaaaataaaatattttttatttggtctttatatttttttatttacaacttcaGTAGTATTTCTTATAGACACATTCTTATAGACATTTCAATTTATATACAGTAGATTTTGTAGGTCTTCCACTGtttttatgtgtgtatgttactgttactgttacagcctttttatcgtcccactgctgggcacaggcctcctctcacatggagaaggattgagcattaatcacatgtgtgtatgtattttacatatttttttaattactgtggTTTCATAGTTGAccaattttattgatattgcaCAAGGTattgtacaattatttttatcagtgGTCAGATGTTCAGTGGTTGTGCATACATTATcaacaaaattgttttaactGTTCTTTTTTAAGTGTATTCCTTGTcacttattatagttcggccattcagagaatgcgttcctgacacgtcgcgattgaactgacgacgtaactttgcaatggcgttgcagttacgataaaaatatttttgctggttgtttaccgttttaacaattgaggagcattaaaacaacattattatatcaataatcaatgaatgtagttacgtcgtcagttcaatcgcgacgtgtcaggaacgcattctctgaatggccgaactatagttatcaCTACAtatccaataaaataaatgattatctAACATTATCTTCCCTATTCACTCCTTAGCATGAGGCTTGaagccaacatagttgggaataagcTAGGCAGACAATATTTCATTGAAAGTCTGTACCTTCAACAGGTGAAGTAAGCTGCTCTGCGGTTCCtcatttaatgtacctatagttaCAGCCTttctatcgtcccactgctgggcacaggcctcctctctcacggagaaggattgagcattaatcaccacgcttgctcaatgcgggttggtgatttcagactatatagtccaggtttcctcaagatgttttccttcacctttttatcagccattggtgtctaagatatacttagaaagtacatacaaacttagaaaagttgcattggtacttgcctgacctggattcgaacccgcgctctcatactcgagaggttggttctttgcccactaggccaccacgacttttatgtacctataggtGATTAAAATGAGTATTTGTTTCACCACTTCTGTGTATAAATTATGTAGCTGCTAGACAATTTGTAATCTTTCTTTTCTGTAGATAGCTGGTGTCTTCACAAAAgtaaaaatgtaacaaaaagtttattgaTGAAGGACTGTGCCAGTGTCTAACTAAGGTTCCTAAGGTAGTGAAACTGGgtaacacaaaataatataaaaagatcTACACTACAGACaacctaaataatattttaggacttatttttaattattgattcTCCATAAACATAAATTCCATAATCTCAATATGACTGCTTGACTTAGAACACTGTAAATATACAACTGGTCATTTCAGCAGTCACAGCCCATATCACCAACTTAGCATTCCTTCAGCACACTCTTCTCCACACTGAAATCGTAATCGTAGCTGCTCACACTGACTTTATTAGTTAGAAATGCAAGAAGATCTGCCAGTTCCGTAGCGAAGACGTCTTTGTTAGAGGCCATCTGAAGTGTTTTGGACATTGCGAATGGAACTCCTTGGAGATAATGGAACGTGGGATCTATCAGCGCTTTCCTCGGCGACGGCGCTGCCGGGGCAGGCCTCTGCGGATATGGTACCGGGGCTCCGCCTCCACTCACGTTTGGGTACAAACTGTTCCGAGGTGAACTTGGATCTACAACAACGAATCCATCGTCGGGTCTGGCTCCAGGAATCGGGGGTGTCTCTTCTTCCACTTCTACTTCCACGGGAGAAGATCTCCGCTTACCAAAGATTGAGGAAAACATTTTGTCAGCAGTAGCactcaattaattattaaaaaagaaacttgTAGATTTTTCTTGGAATGACTCACAATGAcgataaaatcaacaaaaacagtTTGTTGTTTTTGACAGATGGGACAGTATTGTATTGATgatttgacattg
The DNA window shown above is from Helicoverpa zea isolate HzStark_Cry1AcR chromosome 16, ilHelZeax1.1, whole genome shotgun sequence and carries:
- the LOC124637332 gene encoding uncharacterized protein LOC124637332 is translated as MFSSIFGKRRSSPVEVEVEEETPPIPGARPDDGFVVVDPSSPRNSLYPNVSGGGAPVPYPQRPAPAAPSPRKALIDPTFHYLQGVPFAMSKTLQMASNKDVFATELADLLAFLTNKVSVSSYDYDFSVEKSVLKEC
- the LOC124637331 gene encoding transmembrane protein 222, which codes for MTSETMSGDRSPSNIVDFSDPEEAVLMDPIDHDRCRYPYCIVWTPIPVLTWIFPFLGHMGICTSSGVIRDFAGPYFVSEDLMAFGNPTKYWQLSPQKANNGQAGWDAAVAEASEIYKKRMHILFYDNCHSHVATALNIMSYGGCKNWNMVKLAFYMIPYSKYVSFGAFLKTWIPFLIIVALIVGLAAII